TCACCGATACGCGAACGCAACAGAGTGTCGCGTTCTTTACGCAGGGGGAGATACCAGCCCGGATCACCTGCGCTGTCACCGGCCCTTGTCAGTTTTGCAGCCAAACTTTCTTCATTTGACCACAGGCCCCAGAACTCAGGTCCGACACCGCCACCATCGCTTAGTGTGCCAACGTCAATCAGCGCACGAACATTATGTCTTTTGAGCCAACTGAGTGCGTCGGCGAGCAGAAGGCGCCCTTCGCTGTCTGTATCCATCACTTCTGTCGTGGAATTATCAGGGTGGTATACCCGGTCGCCGGGCCGCATGGCACGGCCCGAGGGCATATTTTCCGCCATCGGCAATACCGCTAACACATCTGGCGCTTTCTTAAGTGCTACGGCTGCAAAAAGCGCCCCAGCGACCGCGACAGCTCCGGCCATGTCACTTTTCATATAGCCGATCTCCTGGAGATCGCGCTTGAGGTTAAGACCGCCAGTATCAAATGTTACCCCTTTGCCAGCAAGCCCTACAGGTCTATTTCCGGAGCCGAATTGTAAAATGACCACTCGAGGGGCTGCATCTGCGCCGCGCCCGACTGCAAGTGTCGCGCCAAAGCCCTCGGCCTTCATACGCGGCTCGTGCCATATCTCGGCACCAATATTGAGCTCGGCAGCACGTTCCGCAATTTCCTTTGCAAGGGCCTCCGGTCGAAGATCTGCCGCAGGTCGCTCCACCAGATCACGCGCCCAATTTGTCCAGTGCGCAATGATGAGCCCGTTTTGCGCCGCTTGTTGATGCGCAGACTGATCGACGTCTTTTGACAAAATGAGGCGTAACGTTTGATCTGATCGTTTAGCGGGTTTGAAAGTGCCAAGTGCTATGCCTTCGCAAAGAGCTCCAATATCTTTTGGACAGAGGCCTGAAAGCGCACGCAGATCAACCGCGATTGTTGGCACATCGGTATTCAGTCGGCCGAGACGCATACCGCAGTCGCGATAATTGCTTTGGGAACCGGATGTATCAAGTCCCAGCGCAAACGCCCGATGCGCTCGACCATCCAGATTTATGATCCAGGAAGTTTCGACGCCTCCGCTTTCAGGCGCTTTTTCCCATAAATGTGCAGTGGCGGTTCCATATGGAACCGCCTGTGATCTATCGGAAATAACGAGACTATCGTCAGTTGCTTCTAAAATAAGATGCACAGCGAACCTACTTTTTGTGGACGTTTAACAATGTTTCGACTGAAAGATTATTGACGGAACCAACAAGCGGCGACGACACAAAGCCGGTCCAATCGGGGCTGTGGGCTTCAAGTGTCTGCGGATAGACAAGAGCGATGTAAGGGCGCTCGCGATAAGCTAGCTCCTGCATCTGATTGACTATCTCTGCCCGCTTTTCCCGGTCGGCGATCTGTGCTTGTTGCATATAGAGCTTATCATATTCCGGGTTACAATAGCCGCTATCGTTATTGTTGCCACGCTGGGCGCAGGTCAGCACGCTGAGGATGAAATCCGGGTCCAGTGGCGGCACCCAAAGCCACATCGCGATATCGTAATCACGATAATCCCTGTTTTCCCCCATGATCGCATGATTGGCCGCATCGGCATCCAATTTACGCTGGGCGAGGCGAATGCCAATCTGCTCATAGCCAGCCTGAATAATCTTGAAGGTCCTATCGCCCGCGCCTGCCACTTCTGTTGGGAATATCACTTCATATTCCATACGTGTGCCATCAGCGACGCGAATGCCGTCCGGACCGCGCGCATAACCGGACTGATCGAGAATGGCATTTGCCTTTCCAATATCGAAACCAACAGATTTGAGATCGGCGTCATGCCAGCCGGTTGCAGGTGCGACAATTGATGTGCCCGGGGTTGCATAGCCAAGCCAGACTTGCTTGATAATGGCATCCCGATCAATCGCCAGTTCAAGCGCCTCACGCACTTTGGGATTCAGAAGCTCGTGATGCGCTTTCTTCTCCGGGTTGGTGTTTATGATCATATTGTGGAAGCCGGTGCTGGGGGCGGACTCGATCACCATCCCTGCGCCCTTCAAGGATTCGATAGCAGTAGGCGATATTGTCTGCCCGACCATATCCAGTTGCCCTGACGTCAGCGCGGATGCCATTGCATCACTATTTGCGAAGAATTGCAGACCAAACCCTTCAATCTTGGGCTTGGTTTCGCCCCACCAATTGGGATTAGCCTTGAATAGCGCCAACTGGTTTTTCTTGTATCCGGAAAGAACGAAAGGTCCGCCTGAAACCCACGGCGCGGCGTTTTCAAAGCTGTCGATTTCTGATCCGTCCTCGCCTGCCACATCCGACCATATGTGGGCAGGTAGAATAGGAACCGCCTGCATCTTTACCGGAACATCTCCGGCTGGCCCGTCATAGCTTAGCACGACCGTATTATCGTCGGTGGCTTCAGCTGACTTCAGATGACTAAGCCAACCCGCGAGTTTACCAGTCGTGCTGTCTTTGTATTTCAGGATCAGGTTATAGGTGAAAGCAGCGTCTTTTGCAGTCAATGGTTTGCCGTCTGACCATTTCGCATCTTTGAGC
This genomic stretch from Ochrobactrum sp. BTU1 harbors:
- a CDS encoding peptide ABC transporter substrate-binding protein, which encodes MKSGAFPSIARKTGAMKKTVRAAAIALCISASWAAPHQALADVLRIGVSQPIDSLNPFVSSSDYSSIAFQYGYPFLTVYDADLKIVPYFATDWSSSDDGTIWTFHTLKDAKWSDGKPLTAKDAAFTYNLILKYKDSTTGKLAGWLSHLKSAEATDDNTVVLSYDGPAGDVPVKMQAVPILPAHIWSDVAGEDGSEIDSFENAAPWVSGGPFVLSGYKKNQLALFKANPNWWGETKPKIEGFGLQFFANSDAMASALTSGQLDMVGQTISPTAIESLKGAGMVIESAPSTGFHNMIINTNPEKKAHHELLNPKVREALELAIDRDAIIKQVWLGYATPGTSIVAPATGWHDADLKSVGFDIGKANAILDQSGYARGPDGIRVADGTRMEYEVIFPTEVAGAGDRTFKIIQAGYEQIGIRLAQRKLDADAANHAIMGENRDYRDYDIAMWLWVPPLDPDFILSVLTCAQRGNNNDSGYCNPEYDKLYMQQAQIADREKRAEIVNQMQELAYRERPYIALVYPQTLEAHSPDWTGFVSSPLVGSVNNLSVETLLNVHKK